Proteins found in one Neurospora crassa OR74A linkage group II, whole genome shotgun sequence genomic segment:
- the xdh-1 gene encoding xanthine dehydrogenase, whose protein sequence is MAPSAVPVESGATPLNLGSLPGSLTTTFDDTLRFYLNGTRVVLDDIDPEITLLEYLRGIGLTGTKLGCGEGGCGACTVVVSQFNPTTNKIYHASVNACLAPLVSVDGKHVITVEGIGNVKKPHPAQERVAKGNGSQCGFCTPGIVMSLYALLRNNDNPSEHDIEEAFDGNLCRCTGYRPILDAAHTFIKKAPSACGNSKANGGSGCCMEGGGGGGGCGGANQNGDDQPIKRFTPPGFIEYNPETELIFPPALKKQEFRPLSFGNKRKRWFRPTKLEQLLEIKKVYPNAKIIGGSTETQIEIKFKALQYPISVFVGDIPELRQYFLKENHLEVGGNITLTDLENVCQEAIKHYGEKRGQIFNAMYKQLKYFAGRQIRNVGTPAGNLVTASPISDLNPVLLAADAVLVAKSLGENGIVETEIPMSQFFTGYRRTALPQDAILAAIRVPLTREKNELFRAYKQAKRKDDDIAIVTSAFRVRLNEDGIVDQCSLVYGGMAPTTVGAKTANSYLLGKKFAEQETLEGVMNALEQDFNLSFSVPGGMATYRKSLAIGLFYRFYHEFMLILGSSADEEVVPELEREISTGQEDREAAAAYMQETVGKSNPHLAALKQVTGEAQYTDDIPPLKNELYGCLVLSTKAHAKLLSVHASAALDIPGVVDYIDKNDMPNAAANHWGAPHYQEVFFAEDTVYTAGQPIGLIVATSAARAAEGARAVKVEYEELPAIYTMEEAIEKESFFDFFREIKKGDTQEGFKNSDYVFSGVARMGGQEHFYLETNATLAIPKHEDGEMEIISSTQNPNEAQAYAARVLDVAANKIVVKVKRLGGGFGGKETRSVQLSSIIALAAQKTGRPVRCMLTREEDMVISGQRHPFLGRWKMGVNKDGKIQALEVDIFNNGGWCWDLSAAVCERAMTHSDNCYSIPNMHVTGRICKTNTMSNTAFRGFGGPQGMFIAESYMNEVADRLGMPVERFREINFYKPGERTHFNQEIQDWHVPLMWGQVMKEAEYESRREAIAKYNVEHKWRKRGLAIIPTKFGISFTALWFNQAGALVHIYHDGSVLVAHGGTEMGQGLHTKMTQIAAQALNVPLENVFISETATNTVANASATAASASSDLNGYAIYNACQQLNERLAPYREKLGPDATMKDLAHAAYFDRVNLSAQGFYKTPEIGYTWGENKGKMFFYFTQGVTAAEVEIDTLTGTWTCLRADIKMDVGQSINPAIDYGQIQGAFVQGLGLFTMEESLWMRNGPMAGNLFTRGPGTYKIPGFRDIPQKWNVSLLKDVEWKELRTIQRSRGVGEPPLFMGSAVFFAIRDALKAARAQYGVKAKVGAEGGEDDGLLRLESPATPERIRLACVDPIVERARVLPKEGEKSFFIAI, encoded by the exons ATGGCTCCAAGCGCTGTCCCCGTGGAGTCGGGCGCCACCCCTCTAAACTTGGGATCACTGCCCGGATCCCTAACGACGACATTCGACGACACTCTCCGATTCTACCTCAACGGCACCCGGGTGGTCTTGGATGACATCGACCCGGAAATCACTTTGTTGGAATACCTTCGTGGTATCGGTTTGACGGGCACAAAACT CGGCTGTGGAGAGGGTGGGTGTGGAGCATGCACTGTTGTCGTCTCCCAGTTcaacccaacaacaaacaaaatTTACCATGCCAGTGTAAACGCCTGTCTGGCACCATTAGTATCTGTCGACGGCAAGCATGTCATCACTGTCGAGGGTATCGGCAACGTCAAGAAGCCACATCCCGCCCAGGAACGGGTGGCAAAGGGTAATGGCTCCCAGTGCGGGTTCTGTACGCCCGGCATTGTCATGAGCTTGTACGCTCTTCTGCGTAACAATGACAACCCCTCAGAACACGACATTGAGGAGGCGTTTGATGGAAACCTCTGCAGGTGTACCGGATACCGCCCTATTCTGGACGCTGCTCACACTTTCATCAAGAAGGCGCCTTCAGCTTGCGGTAACAGCAAGGCGAATGGCGGCAGTGGATGCTGTAtggagggaggtggtggtggtggtggctgcgGAGGAGCAAATCAGAACGGAGACGACCAGCCCATCAAGCGCTTCACTCCTCCAGGATTCATCGAGTACAACCCAGAGACCGAGCTCATCTTCCCTCCAGCACTCAAGAAGCAGGAGTTTAGGCCACTTTCGTTTGGAAACAAGCGGAAACGATGGTTCCGTCCCACCAAGCTGGAGCAGCTGCTTGAGATCAAGAAAGTGTACCCCAATGCCAAGATCATTGGTGGCAGCACGGAAACACAAATCGAGATCAAGTTCAAGGCTCTTCAATATCCCATTTCTGTCTTTGTTGGCGATATTCCCGAACTACGACAGTATTTCTTGAAGGAAAATCATCTCGAGGTGGGCGGCAACATCACTCTTACCGATCTGGAGAATGTCTGCCAGGAAGCCATCAAGCACTATGGAGAGAAGAGGGGGCAGATCTTCAATGCCATGTACAAGCAGCTCAAGTACTTTGCTGGCAGGCAGATCAGAAATGTCGGTACACCAGCAGGGAACTTGGTGACTGCCTCACCCATCTCCGACTTGAACCCAGTACTGCtggctgctgatgctgtCCTGGTGGCCAAGTCTCTCGGCGAAAATGGAATTGTTGAGACCGAGATCCCCATGTCCCAGTTCTTTACGGGTTATCGCCGTACGGCACTTCCGCAGGACGCTATTCTGGCTGCTATTCGTGTCCCGCTAACTCGGGAGAAAAACGAGCTCTTCAGGGCTTATAAGCAGGCCAAGAGGAAGGATGACGATATTGCTATCGTTACTTCTGCCTTCAGAGTTCGCCTGAACGAGGACGGCATTGTCGACCAATGCAGCCTTGTCTACGGCGGTATGGCACCTACAACCGTCGGTGCCAAGACGGCAAATTCGTATCTTCTGGGCAAGAAGTTCGCCGAACAAGAGACATTGGAAGGTGTCATGAATGCGTTGGAGCAGGACTTCAACCTTTCATTCAGCGTACCGGGAGGCATGGCCACTTACAGAAAGTCGCTGGCCATTGGTCTCTTTTACCGATTCTACCACGAGTTTATGCTCATTCTAGGTAGTAGCGCCGATGAAGAGGTTGTACCCGAGCTGGAGAGGGAAATCTCTACTGGTCAGGAAGATAGAGAGGCGGCTGCTGCTTACATGCAGGAGACTGTTGGAAAGTCAAATCCTCATCTTGCGGCGCTCAAGCAGGTAACGGGAGAGGCTCAATATACCGACGACATTCCACCACTCAAGAACGAACTGTACGGTTGCCTGGTCCTCTCTACCAAGGCGCATGCCAAACTCTTGTCCGTTCACGCTTCAGCTGCGTTGGATATTCCAGGAGTTGTTGACTACATCGACAAGAATGACATGCCTAATGCCGCAGCCAATCACTGGGGTGCCCCCCACTACCAAGAAGTCTTCTTCGCCGAAGACACGGTCTACACGGCTGGTCAGCCTATTGGTCTTATTGTTGCTACATCGGCTGCCCGTGCTGCCGAGGGTGCCAGAGCTGTCAAGGTGGAATATGAGGAGTTGCCTGCCATTTACACCATGGAGGAGGCTatcgagaaggagagctTCTTTGACTTCTTCAGGGAGATCAAGAAGGGTGATACGCAAGAAGGCTTCAAGAACTCCGACTATGTCTTCTCTGGTGTTGCCAGGATGGGCGGTCAGGAGCACTTTTACTTGGAGACCAACGCCACGTTGGCGATCCCCAAGCACGAAGACGGCGAGATGGAGATCATCTCCAGTACCCAGAATCCCAACGAAGCTCAAGCATATGCTGCCCGTGTCTTGGATGTTGCGGCCAACAAGATTGTGGTCAAGGTCAAGCGGTTGGGAGGTGGTTTTGGTGGAAAGGAGACAAGATCGGTGCAGCTTAGCAGTATCATTGCCCTTGCCGCGCAGAAGACTGGCCGCCCAGTCCGCTGCATGCTGACTCGTGAAGAAGACATGGTCATCTCCGGACAGCGTCACCCCTTCTTGGGCCGGTGGAAGATGGGTGTCAACAAGGATGGCAAGATCCAGGCCCTTGAAGTCGACATCTTCAACAatggtggttggtgttgggacCTGAGTGCCGCCGTCTGCGAGCGTGCCATGACACACTCGGATAACTGCTATAGCATTCCCAACATGCATGTCACCGGCCGCATTTGCAAGACCAACACCATGTCCAACACCGCCTTCCGTGGTTTTGGCGGCCCTCAGGGCATGTTCATTGCCGAGTCGTATATGAATGAAGTTGCCGATCGTCTCGGCATGCCTGTTGAGAGATTCCGTGAGATCAATTTCTACAAGCCTGGCGAGCGCACCCACTTCAATCAAGAGATTCAAGATTGGCACGTTCCTCTGATGTGGGGACAGGTTATGAAGGAGGCCGAGTACGAGTCCCGTCGCGAGGCCATCGCCAAGTACAACGTCGAGCACAAGTGGCGCAAACGCGGTCTTGCCATCATCCCCACCAAGTTCGGTATCTCCTTCACTGCCTTGTGGTTCAACCAAGCCGGTGCCCTCGTTCACATTTACCACGACGGCTCCGTGCTCGTCGCTCACGGCGGTACCGAGATGGGTCAAGGCCTACACACCAAGATGACGCAGATCGCCGCTCAAGCTCTCAACGTCCCCCTCGAGAACGTCTTCATCTCGGAAACCGCCACCAACACCGTCGCCAACGCCTCAGCCACTGCCgcttccgcctcctccgaTCTCAACGGTTACGCTATCTACAACGCCTGCCAACAACTTAACGAGCGTCTCGCCCCTTACCGCGAGAAGCTCGGCCCCGACGCCACCATGAAGGACCTTGCCCACGCCGCCTACTTTGACCGCGTCAATCTGTCCGCCCAGGGCTTCTACAAGACGCCCGAGATCGGCTACACCTGGGGCGAGAACAAGGGCAAGATGTTCTTCTACTTCACGCAGGGTGTCACGGCCGCCGAAGTCGAAATCGACACGCTTACGGGTACCTGGACGTGCTTGCGCGCCGACATCAAGATGGATGTCGGGCAGAGTATCAACCCTGCCATTGACTACGGGCAGATCCAGGGCGCTTTTGTGCAAGGTTTGGGATTGTTTACCATGGAAGAGTCGTTGTGGATGCGCAACGGACCGATGGCGGGTAACTTGTTCACCCGCGGCCCGGGCACATACAAGATCCCTGGCTTCCGCGATATCCCGCAAAAGTGGAATGTTAGCTTGCTCAAGGACGTGGAGTGGAAGGAGCTGAGGACGATTCAGAGGAGTAGAGGTGTCGGCGAGCCGCCGCTGTTCATGGGCAGCGCCGTGTTCTTTGCCATTCGTGATGCGCTCAAAGCGGCGAGAGCGCAGTATGGTGTCAAGGCCAAGGTTGGGGCCGAGGGTGGGGAGGATGATGGGTTGTTGAGGCTGGAGAGCCCGGCGACGCCGGAGAGGATCAGGTTGGCATGTGTTGATCCTATTGTTGAGAGGGCGAGGGTGTTGccgaaggagggagagaagagcTTCTTTATTGCCATCTGA
- a CDS encoding aldehyde dehydrogenase gives MEELEFHNIINDTLRSSPTTHTVTDPRTESPLWPCPIASPADFEDAVASAQTAFKTWMLTPLSERQALLTKLATNLEDHLPLLSQILARESGKSLLLSELDVRTSIAQCLHYAQPANALSDHIQYEDETVKIIATHVPLGVVAAICPWNFPLILSNIKVVSSLVTGNCVIVKPSPFTPYAVMKWIELARGILPPGVLQVLNGGADLGQMMTLHPGIAKVSFTGTIAVGKAVMAACAKTLKKVTLELAGNNACIVCADADLPKAVKNVASGAFFNAGQVCVATKRVYVHESVYEEFVRRLVEEVKGTYTVVEDASVPSVFGPVSNKVQFETVKRIVEDCRGKGYEIVAGGEVRESGNAEGNKGFWLEPTIVKGPPDDSVLVKEEQFGPILPVMSWSDEDDVISRSNLANAGLGASVYSSDLAQAERIARRLEAGGVWINKSERPHMGAYFSGFKDSGFGGEMGKQGLLSYSYTQSIHFAK, from the exons ATGGAAGAACTTGAATTTCACAACATAATCAACGACACCCTCCGCTCATCCCCCACCACCCACACCGTCACCGACCCACGCACCGAATCCCCCCTCTGGCCGTGTCCCATTGCCTCTCCCGCCGACTTCGAAGATGCTGTCGCCTCTGCCCAAACCGCCTTCAAAACATGGATGCTCACCCCCCTCTCCGAGCGCCAAGCACTCCTCACAAAGCTCGCCACCAACCTCGAAGACCACCTCCCGCTTCTCTCCCAGATCCTCGCTCGCGAATCCGGCAAGTCCCTGCTCCTCTCGGAGCTCGACGTCCGCACTTCCATCGCCCAATGCCTTCACTACGCCCAACCCGCCAACGCTTTATCCGACCACATCCAATATGAGGATGAAACCGTCAAGATCATCGCCACGCACGTTCCCCTCGGCGTCGTAGCCGCCATCTGTCCCTGGAATTTTCCCCTGATCCTGTCCAACATCAAAGTCGTTTCGTCGCTGGTCACGGGGAACTGCGTCATCGTCAAACCCTCGCCCTTCACGCCCTACGCCGTCATGAAATGGATCGAGCTGGCTCGCGGCATCTTGCCACCTGGTGTCCTGCAAGTTCTCAACGGCGGTGCGGATCTAGGTCAGATGATGACGCTGCATCCGGGCATCGCAAAAGTAAGCTTCACGGGCACTATTGCCGTAGGTAAAGCAGTCATGGCGGCCTGCGCCAAGACGCTCAAAAAGGTCACGCTGGAGTTGGCAGGGAATAATGCTTGTATTGTTTGTGCGGATGCCGACTTGCCAAAAGCGGTGAAGAATGTGGCTAGTGGTGCGTTCTTTAATGCTGGGCAGGTGTGTGTGGCTACCAAGAGGGTGTATGTGCATGAGAGTGTGTATGAGGAGTTTGTGAGGcggttggtggaggaggtcaaggggACTTATACCGTGGTGGAGGATGCGAGTGTTCCTAGTGTGTTTGGGCCAGTGAGTAATAAGGTCCAATTTGAGACGGTCAAGAGGATCGTCGAGGATTGTAGAGGGAAGGGGTATGAGATCGTGGCCGGAGGCGAGGTGAGGGAGAGTGGGAATGCGGAGGGGAATAAAGGGTTCTGGTTGGAGCCGACGATTGTTAAGGGGCCGCCAGACGATTCGGTGTTGGTTAAGGAGGAACAGTTTG GACCCATCCTCCCTGTGATGAGCTGGTccgacgaagacgatgtTATCAGCCGCTCCAACTTAGCCAATGCTGGGCTTGGTGCTTCCGTTTACTCCTCTGACCTGGCTCAAGCGGAACGGATTGCTCGTCGTCTGGAAGCCGGGGGTGTCTGGATCAACAAATCTGAAAGGCCACACATGGGCGCCTACTTCTCCGGCTTCAAAGACAGTGGTTTTGGCGGTGAAATGGGCAAGCAAGGTCTTCTGTCTTACTCGTATACCCAGAGCATTCATTTTGCCAAGTAA
- the nic-4 gene encoding kynurenine-oxoglutarate transaminase 1 has translation MSGLLLPILRRPSSLISTGFVVKSPQPLVQPQRHHLHYSYRLMSAKLKPAARVAGNRQDVWTIVNEAAAASPRQPIVNMGQGFFGYNPPEFILNAAKKALDRVECNQYSPTRGRPRLRKALSKAYAPHWGRELDPETEITITTGANEGMLSAFMAFIEPGDEVIVFEPFFDQYISNIEMPGGKIVYVPMHPPKEGHIKTLSASEWTIDFDELERAVTPRTKMLVINTPHNPVGKVFSRAELERIAELCVKNQIIILSDEVYDRLFYTPFTRMATLSPEVEKITLTVGSAGKNFYATGWRVGWLMGPAELIQYVAAAHTRICYSSVSPLQEACAIGFEEADQQGFWTQCIEDMQNKMSRFNAIWDELGLPYSIPEGGYFVMANLNKVEIPEGYPFPPHVAERPRDFKLAWFLIQELGVAAIPPSEFYTDVNAHIVEDWLRFAVCKPDEVLEDAKERLRGLKKFIKQ, from the exons ATGAGCGGATTGCTGCTCCCAATCCTCCGTCGGCCTTCGTCATTGATTTCTACTGGCTTTGTCGTGAAATCACCTCAACCCCTTGTGCAGCCACAgcgtcatcatcttcactaCTCCTACCGCCTAATGAGCGCAAAACTTAAGCCCGCCGCCCGCGTGGCCGGCAACCGCCAGGATGTTTG GACCATCGTCAAcgaggccgccgccgcctcgccCAGACAGCCCATCGTCAACATGGGCCAGGGTTTCTTTGGCTACAACCCTCCCGAGTTCATCCTGAACGCGGCCAAGAAGGCTCTGGACAGAGTCGAATGCAACCAGTACTCCCCAACCCGCGGCCGTCCTAGGCTAAGGAAGGCCCTCTCCAAGGCCTATGCGCCTCACTGGGGGCGTGAGCTGGATCCAGAGACCGAGATCACCATCACTACGGGCGCCAACGAGGGTATGCTCAGCGCCTTCATGGCCTTCATCGAGCCGGGTGACGAGGTCATTGTGTTTGAGCCTTTCTTCGACCAGTATATCAGCAACATCGAGATGCCCGGCGGCAAGATCGTGTATGTGCCCATGCACCCGCCCAAGGAGGGCCACATCAAGACGCTGTCGGCGTCCGAGTGGACCATTGACTTTGACGAGCTCGAGCGCGCCGTCACTCCGCGCACCAAGATGCTCGTCATCAACACCCCGCACAACCCCGTTGGCAAGGTCTTCTCGCGCGCCGAGCTCGAGCGCATCGCCGAACTGTGCGTCAAGAACCAGATCATCATTCTCTCGGATGAAGTCTACGACCGCCTCTTTTACACCCCCTTTACCCGCATGGCTACCTTGTCCCCCGAGGTCGAGAAGATCACCCTCACCGTCGGCTCCGCCGGCAAGAACTTTTACGCCACCGGCTGGCGCGTCGGCTGGCTCATGGGCCCCGCCGAGCTGATTCAGTACGTGGCCGCCGCGCACACACGCATCTGCTACTCGTCCGTCTCGCCCCTTCAAGAAGCCTGCGCCATCGGCTTCGAGGAGGCCGACCAACAGGGGTTCTGGACGCAGTGCATCGAGGATATGCAGAACAAGATGAGCCGGTTCAACGCCATCTGGGACGAGCTCGGCCTGCCGTACTCAATCCCCGAGGGCGGGTACTTTGTCATGGCCAACTTGAACAAGGTGGAGATTCCTGAGGGGTACCCCTTCCCGCCGCATGTGGCGGAGCGCCCGAGGGATTTCAAGCTGGCGTGGTTCTTGATTCAGGAGCTGGGCGTGGCGGCGATCCCACCCAGTGAGTTTTATACGGATGTGAATGCGCACATTGTGGAGGACTGGTTGCGGTTCGCGGTGTGCAAGCCTGATGAGGTGTTGGAGGATGCTAAGGAGAGGCTGAGGGGGttgaagaagtttattaagcAGTAA
- a CDS encoding mitochondrial 37S ribosomal protein RSM25 has product MGKGRIFQAAKVYQRASEAAATNIVSGLPPRNPPLWLKAIESIPPAEINTRPYPIQHSPPNPRARKPRNLFRPTKIVYPEDELRRDFYRDHPWELARPRMIIELDGKDARFLDWSKGLRQRGIPLSGESVVQRQLWLMENQGMTKQEAYDKARHEFYKLRQLEQMERRIAVEEARMVGGYFGKDLLTVGMELENKTYESWKKWATTEIARQESARASMYTNVVDNSALEESEEDELLAQN; this is encoded by the exons ATGGGCAAGGGGCGCATCTTCCAGGCCGCAAAGGTCTACCAGAGGGCCAGCGAGGCTGCTGCCACCAACATCGTCTCTGGCCTGCCACCACGGAACCCACCACTGTGGCTCAAGGCCATCGAGTCCATCCCTCCCGCTGAGATCAACACCAGACCGTATCCGATCCAGCACTCTCCGCCGAACCCGCGAGCGCGCAAGCCACGCAACCTCTTTAGGCCCACCAAGATCGTCTATCCCGAAGATGAGTTGCGCCGCGACTTCTACCGCGACCACCCTTGGGAGTTGGCCAGGCCTAGGATGATTATCGAGTTGGATGGCAAGGACGCCCGTTTCCTTGACTGGTCCAAGGGCCTCAGGCAACGCGGCATCCCCTTGTCCGGCGAGAG TGTCGTTCAACGTCAGCTCTGGCTTATGGAGAATCAAGGCATGACCAAGCAGGAAGCCTACGACAAGGCGCGCCACGAGTTCTACAAGTTGAGGCAGTTGGAGCAGATGGAGCGCAGGATAGCCGTCGAGGAGGCCCGCATGGTTGGTGGCTACTTTGGCAAGGACCTTCTGACGGTCGGCATGGAGCTCGAGAACAAGACGTATGAGAGTTGGAAGAAGTGGGCTACGACCGAGATCGCCCGCCAGGAATCTGCCAGGGCTTCCATGTACACCAATGTCGTCGACAACTCTGCGCTCGAGGAATCTGAGGAGGACGAGCTGCTCGCGCAGAATTAA